A stretch of the Anaerobaca lacustris genome encodes the following:
- a CDS encoding DUF6677 family protein has product MPQTWKDNHAFYLTVVGLLAWLVPGGGHFLLNERRRGIVILVTVVLTFLIGLYVGSIGIIDAVNAKPWYAAQLMNSPVVFFLGRISMSGHFPVYGRAGEIGQIYTSIAGLLNLLCIVNAIYTAHLRSLDEARA; this is encoded by the coding sequence ATGCCGCAGACCTGGAAGGACAACCATGCGTTCTACTTGACCGTGGTCGGGCTGCTGGCCTGGCTCGTACCCGGTGGTGGGCATTTTCTGCTCAATGAGAGACGTCGTGGTATCGTGATCCTGGTCACCGTGGTGCTGACGTTCCTGATCGGCTTGTACGTCGGCTCGATCGGAATCATCGACGCCGTGAACGCCAAGCCCTGGTATGCGGCCCAGTTGATGAACTCACCTGTGGTCTTCTTCCTGGGCCGGATCAGCATGTCGGGCCATTTCCCCGTCTATGGAAGGGCCGGCGAGATCGGCCAGATCTACACGAGCATCGCCGGGCTGCTCAATCTACTGTGCATCGTGAATGCGATCTACACGGCGCATCTGCGAAGCCTTGATGAGGCGCGTGCGTAA
- the rnc gene encoding ribonuclease III, with amino-acid sequence MDKDVLHQIEQILGYEFADEALIQRAFTHSSAVDNRLDSNERLEFLGDAILSTVICQTLFDTYPHYAEGELTKMKSMLVSRGTCARVARRLGLLGFLTVGKGMTSTKTLPTSLAAGLLEAVIAAVYIDGGFDAAQDFIVRTFLTLIEQVDSEKAHGNFKSLLQQCAQEQFGVAPMYVLLDEKGPDHNKCFESEVVIDQRHFPSAWGANKKEAEQKAAYNALVEMGVLQPSAEQVGG; translated from the coding sequence ATGGACAAAGACGTTCTGCACCAGATCGAGCAGATTCTCGGATATGAGTTCGCCGATGAGGCCCTTATCCAACGGGCCTTCACGCATTCGTCGGCCGTGGACAACCGGCTCGACAGCAACGAGCGACTTGAATTCCTCGGCGACGCCATTCTCTCGACCGTGATCTGCCAGACGCTGTTCGACACCTATCCCCACTACGCGGAAGGCGAGCTGACGAAGATGAAGAGCATGCTCGTCTCTCGTGGCACGTGCGCCCGCGTCGCGCGACGCCTGGGATTGCTCGGCTTCCTGACCGTCGGCAAGGGCATGACCTCGACCAAGACGCTGCCGACGTCGCTGGCGGCCGGCCTGCTGGAGGCGGTTATTGCGGCTGTCTACATCGACGGCGGGTTTGACGCAGCGCAGGACTTCATCGTTCGCACGTTCCTGACCCTGATCGAGCAGGTGGACTCGGAGAAGGCCCACGGCAACTTCAAGAGCCTCTTGCAGCAGTGCGCCCAGGAACAGTTCGGGGTCGCACCGATGTACGTCCTGCTCGACGAGAAAGGGCCCGACCACAACAAGTGCTTCGAGTCGGAGGTTGTGATCGACCAGCGCCACTTCCCCAGCGCCTGGGGGGCGAACAAGAAGGAAGCCGAGCAGAAGGCCGCCTACAACGCGCTCGTGGAGATGGGCGTGCTTCAGCCGTCCGCCGAGCAGGTTGGAGGCTAA
- a CDS encoding STAS domain-containing protein has translation MGIQNWSEDIVLVDLPQEPELGDELKTVTEMVRDRGDCEVVVDFSEVDIITSSSLSKLLKLRKLVGDCGHRLVFCSVAPATKGIFTITGLDGIFEMVDDKFVALATLQMVG, from the coding sequence ATGGGGATTCAGAATTGGTCTGAGGACATCGTGCTTGTCGATCTGCCTCAGGAGCCCGAGCTGGGTGATGAACTCAAGACGGTTACCGAAATGGTCCGCGATCGCGGCGATTGCGAAGTCGTTGTCGATTTCTCGGAAGTCGATATCATCACCTCCTCCAGTCTGTCGAAACTGCTCAAGCTGCGAAAGCTCGTCGGCGACTGCGGCCACCGGCTGGTTTTCTGCAGCGTGGCCCCGGCGACGAAGGGCATTTTCACGATCACAGGACTTGACGGCATTTTCGAAATGGTGGACGATAAGTTCGTTGCCTTGGCCACCCTGCAGATGGTTGGGTAG